One Primulina eburnea isolate SZY01 chromosome 4, ASM2296580v1, whole genome shotgun sequence genomic window, GTATATGTTACGGTATGATAATGAAACAATAAAAACCTAATCATGTGAACTAAACAAAACCTAAGGATGAGATAAACATTTTTACATAATTCAACGTTtaactcaaattttataataattgaagctcaaaaataattattatatttctATCTTCCAATTTATGGTCATATTGTTTGTCATCTTATCCTAAATTCaaactatttttaattatattgatGTGATCGATACAAATTTGGGGTGttcattcattttttttcttggGTTAATTTTGATTCCAATATATTGGTTCAATTCAATTGTTAGCATGCCCCCAAATTTTATAGATCGAGATTTAAATTATCACTCCTCACATCAAATCGAAAGAGAGccttttcaattttttgaaGTTTAATGTCATTCAAACCAACTTTAGATTATACCTATAATATATGAATATGTTCTAGAAGAGTTAACCAGATTCATTTttgtatttgtgagatgaatTGACTCAATCTATTATCatagtgaaaaataatattttgacttaaaaaattaatatttttttacttaaatcaatatatagtaaataatattttttcataacctgactataaaatgatatttttataataaaaaatattattttgaaaaaacaatattttttatgaatcGAATCAGAGatatataacataaaatgagtaggtcttttgtgagacggtctcacgaatatttgtttgtgagatgagtcaaccctactgatattcacaataaaaagtaatgctcttagcataaaaagtagagtaggtatcttgtgagacggtctcacgaatctttatctgtgagacgagtcaaaaCTACTGATATtcgcaataaaaagtaatactcttagcataaaaagtaattttatttcatggatgacccaaataagatatctgtctcacaaaatgcgatccgtgagaccgtttcacataaatttttgtctaaaaagtaatactttttcatggatgacctaaataagagatctgtctcacaaaatacgaccaataagactgtctcacacaagtttttgctatgACTTGTGAGATAGTCTaacatattaattttttcattaatatACTATATTGGTGAAGGAAACCCTCTACGAAATTAATTGGATACATGTCAAAGATATTGATTACTCTATTATCACCATCTCTCTATGTAGAAAAATAAACACATCAATTGACACGTCTTCCGTATGttcataattaaaaattattagtCAAATACAACCTTGACTCGCATTATCTCATATAAAATCATTTGGGGAAGGGTGCTTAtattattgaaataaaataaaaggcaACGAAGACATGTGATATGATTTAGAAAATGGTGTATTAATAAgtgtaaaataatattcaatGATAAAATCGTCGGATTGACTCCGCATTTATCATTGAGCATGCTATTAGATGAGGAAAATGCCGATAAATTTTGAAGATGGTGGCACCAACCGGAACCACCATGAGTCAAGGCCAAGCCGCCTTGGCCACCACCTTCACCGCCACACCGCCGCAGGCTTCTCCCGACTAGGAGTTAGAATCTTGTTGTTATCTATGGTGGTTGGCCTCTTTTATCTTGTTCTAAGCCACTCTTCTGTTCCTATTCAGTTGCTTCAAAGATCTTATTCATTGAACAACTTGTCTCCAACTTGTAAGCCAGATCGAGAGACTGCTTCATCTTCATCAAATGTAAAGACACATGAGTTTATGTCTAATAATGAAGACCTACCATCTTATGTAAGTTGCTTTCGATTTACTTCtagttatttttttattttttttttagaaaatttcaTATTAGAAAGTACTTAAATTTTGATAATTCTCACATGCAATACACGAATATAATATATTCGGTTGGACTCAGTAATTTTGACATGGTCTCGATTGATTAGTACAGAGATGAAATCAAGAAACTGGAGAGTGCATTAAAGAAAGCAGCAATGGAAGACAGCAAAACAGTGATTATCACCACATTAAACGCAGCATGGACTGAGCCAAACTCAATCTTCGATATTTTTCTTGAGAGCTTTAGCATCGGATATCAAACACAGAGCCTTGTGAATCATGTGGTGGTTGTGGCATTGGATCAAACTGCATATTCCCGTTGCCGCACCGTGCATCCTCACTGTTTTGCCCTCACCACCTCCGGAGTCGACTTCTCTGGCGAGGCCACCTTCATGTCTCAGGATTACTTGAAGATGATGTGGAGAAGGATTGATTTCCTCAGGGTGGTTCTTGAGTTGGGTTATAGTTTCATATTTTCGGTACGTTCTTATCTACATCTGTTGTCAAATTTTCATCACCAAAAGTATTTGAGGCTTGCCCACATTCTGAAATTACACAATTAAACTTGAAAAAACATATCCATTTTTCAGGATGCAGATGTAATGTGGCTGAGAGATCCATTTCCCAGATTTGACCCAGACGCCGACTTCCAAATTGCTTGTGATGTGTACAAGTCTAACTCCACCGATCCAGACAATATCCCCAATGGAGGCTTCAAGTACGTCAAATCCAATCATCGTACAATCAAATTCTACAGATTCTGGTACAGAGGGAGGCAGTATTTCCCAGGAAAACACGATCAAGATGTGCTGGACATGATAAAGATGCATCCTTACATTAGCGAAATCGAATTGGAGATGAGGTATTTGGACACCTCCTATTTTAGTGGGTTCTGTGAGCCAAGTAAAGATCTCGATGTGGTGTGCACGATGCATGCGAATTGCTGTGTTGGGTTGGGGAAGAAGATTCATGATCTCAGAATGGTGATTGAAGATTGGAGAAGATACATGCACACTTCTGTCATAGGATCTTGGAGTGCTCCATGGCAATGTAGGTGAAAATCCAATCACTAAATTTGGCCACAAACAAACTGATAGAATAGATTCTCAACATTTTCATGTTTATGCGATCCATCATCTATAATTAAAACTACTGAAGTTGAATCTATAGGATGTTATTAACTGTACTCAATTCAGAAACAAAAAATCAGAtacaaacacaaacatttaGATGGTTTTGGTGGTATCGAAAACTTGGTGCATATAAAAGTAAGtaatctgaaataaaaacacAAAGGACATAACAAGTTAGAAAAGATCATAACTTGAGAAGTCAACTGAATTTGCCGCATCTATCATTCCAAAAAAATGTCTGAATGTATTTACAGtatccaaatttacattttctTTAACCCTCAATGAGATATCGGCATCAAGTAAACCAACCAAAATCCCCGGAACTAATTCTACACCGCTTCTTTTAAGCACTAAATTGCAGGAAAAAGAACAGCTAAAATAGAGGGAAATAACATGAAAATACAGTGGAAAGACAACAATAACTTATCCTTGAAAATTGGAGCCGCGGCGATGGAAAGTTTACAGTTCAGCACATCTGTGCAGCTCGTGTATCCACTGCAAAATGATGCGGATCATGTTTCATCCTTAAATCCAAAATCTCGAAAGCACTTGGGTATACTTTGCATACTTCAGCCATTAAGTTTTGTTAAAAACTGGCTTAGATTGTATTCCTCGGTGTACTGTGACTGATCCCAAAGCTCTTCTAGCCCACCAAGAATGGCTTTCAGTCCCTTGCCCCTACGGGGTAATCTAGTGTCCGTATTAACTCCATTTGAACATGTTGACGTTCTTGCCCCCtgaataataaaaacaaaaacaaaataatgaaCACAAAAACAGGCTAAACTGGTTAACTGTTCAAAAGCCTCAGGCTTGTGGCAGAGAGCCGCAAGGACAATCCAATTGAGTTAGTTGACAAGCAACTTAATGTATTTCAAAGTTCTAAACTTCGATCATCttaattttcatatttgaagtttattttatttcaagggCTCCTCTGCTTGAACCCACTGGGGTTCCTCCTTTGGATGCCTATCTGGCATACTCTAGAACAACGTCCGATATGATGGAAAAACAACCAAAGAAAAAATCTAGTCAACTGCAGCATTAAATACCTTATTGCTTTCAGCGGAAGTAAACAGATCAAGTAATTGATCTGTATTCATCGTGTTCATGCTTGAGTTCTCCGCATTTATGACCGCATTTGCCACTGAAACTTTGAACTTTTGAAGGCTCATAACTTTCTCTTCCATGGTGCCTCTCATGATCAGACGGTGGACATTAACAACTTTCCGTTGGCCTAACCTGTGTGCTCGGTCCATTGCCTACAAATTTATTGTCGGATATGATGTTATGGCAATGATGCTtattcaactgaaagaaaggaGCAGACCTTGTTCTTAAATAACAAGATATGTAAATATTcaataatcaagaaaaaaaaGATTAGGCCATCTAAAGAAGGAGATCATTTTCCATCTAATTGCTACCAATTTTCATTTCAAAGGCAAATGAATGATTTACCAGATATACAGAGAATCAAACATTAGGAAATGCCACACCAACAATTTACTTAAACACAagtttaatattattatttcaaatcagataaaaatGCACTAGTCAAGCCTCTGAGCAAACTATACCATAAATTGATTTTTACCATTGATCTAGGGTCGTATATATACTACTCCTAACAAAATTGAAGAAGAGTTGTTTTTGTGCCTCTGAGCAAACATATACCGTAAACTGATTTTTACCATTGATCTAGGGTCTGTACGTATACTACTCCTAATAAAACTGAAGAAGAGTTATTTCAAAAACGAAGTAAAGAACAAGCTGTGAGAAAGAAAACACAGGTCCCTACCTGATGATCTCTCATAGGATTCCAGTCATGCTCCATGAAAACAAGGGTATCAGCTGATGTCAGGTTTAAACCAAGCCCTCCCACTGCAATAGCAATCATTAGATTTACGGGTGGTTTTTTAGTATGTAATCATCAATTTCAAAGTAGTACCATGTGTCGTGAGCAGCAGGGCATCAATTGTTGGGTCTGAGTTGAAAGCTTTGACAATTTCAAAGCGTTTTTCAGGTTGAACCGATCCATCCAACCGCAAATATGTAATACTGTGTTGATCCAAAAAAGCAATTACATAACAATATAAGAAAGGGGGAAAAAAGCTCCTTCCCAAAAATTTCTGGGAAGGACAAGACAAAACAAGGAAAATAAATTACTACAGGGAAAAAAACAATAGAAAAGAGAACTTCAAGTTTTTATCCCACAAGAAGCATCAACAAGGGCCTACTTTTTCATGAGAGTTTGAAACAAGTCTTTCTCAATAATGTCCAAGAAGGCCTGCACGAACGGAAAAATTAACCAAGGGAAGCACAAAATATAATGGAGAAAATACCATTTGAAAGAGAAATGAAGCGTGATTACTTTATGCTGAGCAAATATTAGAACCCTATGCTGGCCAACAGCAATGTTGCCCTCAGAATTTGATGCATCCACACCTATTCCACACTCTTCCATTATCTCCTGAAGAGCGACAAGTTTAGGGGAATGTACTATTTTATGGAGCTCTGTAGAGATATCAGTATTGGCAGGAATGTGTTCTGACAGCATAGGCAAGAGTGAGTCTGGAATTCTTTCACCAAGGACAAGTAATGGATGGCTACAAAGTTTTAATAAGTATTGAAGTGCCTGAAATTGAAACAAATGAAATGAGGGGAAAGAAAAACAATATAATGGAATGGATTGGTAGCACTCTCTCAACTTACCTGGAAAACATGAGGAGTTGCCTTAGGTGCCCCTCCTGCATCTTCATTTAGCTTAACCATGCTTGTAAGTTCTTGTCTAACATGTGAACCAGAAAATTGTTCATACAACTTCAGTTGAATAGGACTTAAATCACAATATCTGTCCTGAATGATCTTCTCTGGAAGATCAGATAAAACTTCATCTTTTGTTCGGCGTAAGAGGAAAGGCATAACCTAATGATAAAGCAAACTCCATATAAGAGCATATGCAACAAACTTGAGAAAAAGTCTAATGGTTAGTGGGAGCAGGAAAGAGGGTTTAAGCTAAAAATCATGAACCTGCTTGTGCAATGCTTCCATGGCAAGGGCACCAGCTTCCGCATCCTTTGCCGAACACTTAGGATCTCGTGCAGCTAACAGGGGTTTTCCGTAAGTAGCTTGAAACTGTAGAAACACAGATGTTTTTTTAGCATCAGTGTACAATAAGTGCTAGAAATAATTTACAGAATTACAACTCCGAACAGAACCACTTCAGGCCATCATTGCAAACAACATATGTTTCTGGTTTGTCATCTTCTGAGTGTTAGAACCAGAaatatcaaaaacaacatgataAATACTATGCATTAAAATATTCGAAACAGTTCAGGAATTTTTCAGCTACGCATATTGAGCATCCAAACGCATATCAGCATTCACAAACACAATGAAAATATTACACCAAAAGATCATGTTTTGGGACTTTGCAGGCCTGGAAGCTGACGATTTCTTTTTTTTATCTCACCAGAAAAAAACAAACACATATAGTCATTTAGGGAAACATTTGTTCCAGagaaacaataaataaaaaattcaaaaccaGAAACAAAGCCTCTTTTTTCTACTTTCGGGCTCCTGTTTGTTCATTCTACCAACTGAAATACAAGATTTAGTATTGCCACAGATAAAGCAAGAAAATACAATTTTAAAGAATGAAGGAAAGCAGCAATGTAAAATACCTGTCTATCAGTTCCAAGAAACCCCGGCATGAGGAAGTCAAATAGAGACCACAGATCCAACACATTATTCTGCAACCCAATACAGATTAATCAGCAACAGTGCAAACTTAAAATGTAATTATAAGTTGAGCTTCATGACAAACCTGGATTGGTGTTCCACTCAGTATGAGGCGATGCTGAGCCTTCAACTGTTTCACAGCAACCGTGACTTTGGATTTCGAGTTCTTAATAATATGTCCTTCATCCAAGATGCAGTAGCTCCAGTAAAACTGTCTGAGATGATCAATATCTTTGCGGACAACATCATATGATGTCACAATGACATTATGCTTATCGAATTGCAGTCGCAAAGATAAACGCTCAGGAGCAGAACCAATGTATTGAAGTGTTGTTAACAAAGAAGGATCAATAAACTTCTCTATCTCATAGACCCAGTGCCCAACAAGTGTTGATGGACATATAATCAAAGATGGTAGCAAGTCCTTGCCATCATCTGCAGCAATGTGCTCTGCTACATCAGATGCCACAATTGCTGATGCTTGAAGGGTCTTACCAAGACCCATATCATCACATAAAACACCGTGAAGATTAAACCTCTTTAAAAAAGCTAGCCAATTTATACCTTCCTGTTGGTACCTGAAACCACGAAAATAGAGCAGATTAACAACCGAGATGTATTGTTGAATTAGGAACACAAATTTGGGAGACAAGATAATAAAACTTGAATTTACTTCTATCAGCAGATAATAGTATCATACCCAGAAAACAAGATTTTATGCATAGGCAACAGCTAAAATAGTGTAATACATAGATAACAGTAACTAGACACACAAAagtagaatttaaaattttgaattcaaaagaaaataatagaaattaatGATGGAGAAAGACAATAGCTTTTTGGATGTTTTAGGACAAGTGCACCAGTCAGCTTTCTAGGCATCAATTTAGTGTTAACGGAAGAACAAGAATGTTGAATTTCGGGGGAAAAAAGCATCAAAGTGCAAGCACTGTGGTGTAAACCACCTTGTGGGTAAATCCAATGCCATCTTTGCAAGGTCAGAAGCCCAATAAACAAATGTTCCAATTCCTCATGTAATTGACATTAAAAATGCTTAGGATAGTGAGGTGCTATTTGTGTGGCTTAACCAGTAGGTCAAACTTATAAGAATCTCTGTAAGACCATTATTCTATATTAACCCCTAAAGACTCAATCCTACACCAATCAACATTGTTGAGGAATTCGGAAGAGATGCACATAGAGGACCTCCGAGAAATAGAAAGAGTGGGTTCTCAAAGTAAAGCTATCAAGTATGCCCCATTTCAAAAACAGGGTGATAGGGAAGAGAGATTGTAGCCAAATCAACTAGTTTGAGAGCTTAGGTAAGGGTGATGATGAATCATTGACGTTGCCCTTGGTGTCGGCACATTTTAGTGAAGCAGCAAACAATCCCACCAGAGCATTGTTGGATCGTACTTTCGATAACAGGAAATACAACTTTTAAACTAATTATGTAGGTAAATAACTAACTATGAATTATTGTTGAGTATTCTTAATGTTAAATCCAGAAGTGACATTATATATAACTATAAGCATAACGACACCATTCAAATTGTTTCATGCCATGCTTCCTCGATTTCACAAGGACGCAGCATGCCACAGAAGTTACTATTTGTCTCGAAAGACGGGACTATCTAGCTCCTTCAATAGCGAGAATTTATCCTTCCCTAAAGCAAAAGCTACAATTCGCACATTACAAAGGTCTAGCAGCAAGGAGAAAAAGTAGGGGAAGATTGTCATAAGGTTTGCATATGGTTCAATTGAGATGGAATTGGGCATAGTGTTGCACCTATAATAACAGGTGAACCTTAACATACATTAGTTGAGATACATAATATGATAATAGCTTCTTTGATTCAACTTTTTactgagaatgaaagaaagATAATCATTTAGCTGATACCAATGTGTATTGGTAAAGCCTTGAGAAAATCTGGATGTGTGCGGAAGTAGATGTGGGGTTGAGAGGAAGGGGGAAGCCATAGCCGAGGAAGGAAAAACAATTATACGAAACATGCTGCTATAAATAAACACATTACCAAAAAGTAATTTGCTGAGTTCACTTGCACACCAAGGAAAGCTAAGAAATAAATGGGCAACAGATAGGAGCACATATCAACTGTAAAACAATTGTGTCCGATTTTATAACAGTCCCTTCCTTTAACCTCCACTTATTAGGATGCAAAAATGGAGATCAATCCCCATCATAACCTTTTTCCTTGCACTCCCTTACTTTCAAAACTGTTCCCCTCGAATAATTGTGCGAGAATTACCAACAAAAGAATAAAAAGTTACCTCCTCAAAGTCACTTTTATTTCAAAGGAGAGCTTGTAATCATCAATGTGAGAATTGTCAACTAGTTGCTCCAGAAATTGGGCATCTTCATTATTTCTAGACAAACGTTCAGTCAAGCCATCAGGCAGAGAGACACCACGTGCCAACGGAAGATAAGGTACTAGGGCAGCAAAACTGTGCGTCACACTCTGCCTGACAGAATGATCACAGTCGCTCATACACCTCAAAAGAGGAACGACCAACAACGGAGCATATGGGACCAGTTCCAAACCCAACCCCTGTACAAGCAAACTAACTAGCATGCCAGCTCCTTGTCTAGCCTGTACAGATGACGCATCGCTTAACATAGGAATAGCATTCTCAATGATCACGCCCATGACATCCAAAGTCATAAACTTGGCCATTGTCAGTGATACATCTTGATGCAGATAATCTTACGGCAATATGAGAATGGCGCACGCATTTGAAAATGCAAGGTAGAAGAGTGAGAAGTTTTGGTCTTAGACTTGCATCCAgcagaggagaaatagaacgaACCACCTGCACAGAAGTGAAGAAGCATCAGATAGGAGCAGCCAAAATCTTCACTGGATGGAAGTAGAAAGATGTATAACTCTTGCGTCATGATACAGTAAACCAGTAGAATTATCTTCCAGTGAAGGGGGTAAGAAGAGGATAGAACCCAAAGTACACAGGAAGAATACCTAAGTAAATAACTGAGGAACTAAGTTCCACAAGACTTCAGGTTAACCCTTACATAAAAGGCACCAACCAGAAACTTTAAGATACCTTCAAGGCTTGAATCATAAGATTTTGTAA contains:
- the LOC140831130 gene encoding uncharacterized protein At4g15970-like translates to MRKMPINFEDGGTNRNHHESRPSRLGHHLHRHTAAGFSRLGVRILLLSMVVGLFYLVLSHSSVPIQLLQRSYSLNNLSPTCKPDRETASSSSNVKTHEFMSNNEDLPSYYRDEIKKLESALKKAAMEDSKTVIITTLNAAWTEPNSIFDIFLESFSIGYQTQSLVNHVVVVALDQTAYSRCRTVHPHCFALTTSGVDFSGEATFMSQDYLKMMWRRIDFLRVVLELGYSFIFSDADVMWLRDPFPRFDPDADFQIACDVYKSNSTDPDNIPNGGFKYVKSNHRTIKFYRFWYRGRQYFPGKHDQDVLDMIKMHPYISEIELEMRYLDTSYFSGFCEPSKDLDVVCTMHANCCVGLGKKIHDLRMVIEDWRRYMHTSVIGSWSAPWQCR